In Bacteroidota bacterium, a genomic segment contains:
- a CDS encoding HAMP domain-containing histidine kinase, whose translation MKKLTIKIIIFLTAMALTGLIFIQLFWIKNAVSIAEQQYDHRVALALQKVVDDLVELNNEKFKVELEDHSLECTYFNAKIGDVIDTVVVDSLLNKYFEIFCVDTIYEYVIVKCDESKTLFGDDNIISKNISFSAHKTCLSCIWKKECYNLITFFPEKRNFILSELLIWLFFSGFFLLIVVASFIFIVSTIFRQKKLSEIKNDFINNMTHEFKTPISTISMASEVLLKSDKLSSFERIKKYSQIIFDENSRLRKQVERVLQMAILDKGKYNLEIETIDIHELIQETVNSLCLDHCELPVELVYKLKAKQTEVDIDVLHISNVINNLVDNANKYSKEEKTISITTNNNSRGIFISVADNGIGMTKDTLKYIFDKFYRVPTGNIHNTKGFGLGLHYVKSIIEAHGGKIRAHSEFNKGSRFTVFLPFS comes from the coding sequence ATGAAAAAGCTCACAATAAAAATAATTATTTTTCTTACAGCCATGGCCCTGACAGGCTTGATTTTTATTCAACTGTTTTGGATAAAAAATGCAGTATCAATTGCCGAACAACAATACGATCATCGGGTAGCTCTGGCACTTCAAAAAGTTGTTGACGATTTGGTAGAACTAAACAACGAAAAATTTAAAGTTGAGCTTGAAGATCATAGCTTGGAATGTACATACTTTAATGCAAAAATTGGAGATGTTATAGATACGGTGGTTGTAGATTCCTTGCTGAATAAGTATTTTGAGATATTTTGTGTTGATACCATCTATGAATATGTAATTGTAAAATGCGATGAGAGTAAAACTCTTTTTGGCGACGATAATATAATTTCAAAAAATATTTCTTTTAGTGCTCACAAAACTTGCTTGTCTTGCATTTGGAAAAAGGAATGCTATAATCTAATAACATTTTTTCCTGAAAAACGCAATTTTATATTATCTGAGCTCTTGATTTGGCTGTTCTTCTCTGGTTTCTTCTTGTTAATAGTCGTTGCCAGTTTCATATTTATAGTTTCAACAATATTTCGACAAAAGAAATTGTCTGAAATAAAAAACGATTTTATAAATAATATGACACATGAGTTCAAAACTCCAATTTCTACAATATCTATGGCAAGCGAGGTTTTATTAAAATCGGATAAACTCTCATCATTCGAAAGAATAAAAAAATATTCTCAAATAATTTTTGATGAAAATTCTCGACTCAGAAAACAGGTTGAAAGAGTTTTGCAAATGGCAATTCTTGATAAAGGAAAATATAATCTCGAAATTGAAACAATTGATATTCATGAACTTATTCAGGAAACTGTAAACAGTTTATGCCTCGATCATTGCGAACTTCCAGTCGAATTAGTTTATAAACTAAAAGCAAAACAAACTGAGGTTGATATAGATGTTTTGCATATTAGCAATGTGATTAACAATTTGGTTGACAATGCAAATAAGTATTCGAAAGAGGAAAAAACTATTAGTATTACAACTAATAACAATAGCAGAGGTATTTTTATCAGTGTTGCAGATAATGGAATTGGAATGACAAAAGATACCTTAAAATATATCTTCGATAAATTTTATAGAGTCCCTACTGGAAATATTCATAATACTAAAGGTTTTGGGCTTGGTTTACACTATGTTAAAAGTATTATTGAAGCACATGGCGGAAAAATACGTGCTCATAGTGAGTTTAATAAAGGTAGCAGGTTTACTGTATTTTTGCCTTTTAGTTGA
- a CDS encoding type II toxin-antitoxin system RelE/ParE family toxin — translation MANDPFPVNKCKKLKGTEKSYRLRVGNYRVIYEVENLIKVVTVYHVRHRKDVYKK, via the coding sequence TTGGCAAACGACCCATTTCCAGTAAATAAATGCAAAAAACTAAAAGGAACTGAAAAGAGTTATAGATTAAGAGTTGGAAACTATAGAGTTATATACGAAGTTGAGAATTTAATAAAAGTAGTAACAGTATATCATGTAAGACATAGAAAGGACGTTTATAAAAAATAA
- a CDS encoding tyrosine--tRNA ligase, giving the protein MNFVEELKWRGMIHDIMPGTEEQFQKEMSSAYVGIDPTADSLHIGHLVSIMMLKHMQLAGHKPIALIGGATGMIGDPSGKSVERNLLDEKTIRHNQSCLKKQLMKFLDFDSDNLPNYAEIVNNYDWMKEFSFLDYVRDIGKHLTINYMLAKDSVKKRLETGLSFTEFSYQLVQAYDFLYLYENKNCKLQMGGSDQWGNITAGTELIRRKIQGEAFALTCPLITKSDGSKFGKTEDGNIWLDPKLTSPYKFYQFWLNISDIDAEKYIKIFTLLTENEIEDLKKQHSEAPHLRQLQKTLAKKITCMVHCETDYDIAIDASQILFGKGTFDTLKKIDEKTLLAVFEGVPKFNISRNLIENNVNILDLLSFDTQVFKSKGEARRMIKGGGVSINKIKINDAELSMNSNYLIGDKYIVVQKGKKNYYLIILE; this is encoded by the coding sequence ATGAATTTTGTTGAAGAATTAAAATGGCGAGGCATGATACACGATATTATGCCAGGAACAGAAGAGCAGTTCCAAAAAGAAATGTCAAGTGCTTACGTTGGTATTGACCCAACAGCTGATTCCTTGCATATTGGGCATTTGGTTTCGATTATGATGTTGAAGCATATGCAATTGGCTGGACACAAGCCTATTGCACTGATTGGTGGAGCAACAGGAATGATTGGCGATCCATCAGGAAAATCGGTAGAAAGAAACCTCTTAGATGAAAAAACAATTCGTCATAATCAGAGCTGCTTAAAAAAGCAATTGATGAAATTTCTTGATTTCGATTCTGATAATCTGCCAAACTATGCAGAAATTGTGAACAATTATGATTGGATGAAAGAGTTTAGTTTTCTCGATTATGTTCGCGATATTGGAAAACATCTTACAATAAACTATATGCTTGCTAAAGATTCAGTAAAAAAGCGACTTGAAACCGGGCTTTCTTTTACAGAATTTTCATATCAATTAGTGCAAGCATACGATTTTCTTTACCTATATGAAAATAAAAACTGCAAACTTCAAATGGGAGGTTCCGATCAGTGGGGAAATATTACAGCAGGAACTGAACTTATCAGACGAAAAATTCAAGGTGAAGCCTTTGCTTTGACGTGCCCACTAATTACCAAATCGGACGGATCGAAGTTTGGAAAAACTGAGGATGGAAACATTTGGCTTGACCCAAAACTTACATCTCCATATAAATTCTATCAGTTTTGGTTGAATATTTCTGATATTGATGCAGAAAAATATATTAAAATTTTCACCTTACTCACTGAAAATGAAATTGAAGATTTAAAGAAACAACATAGCGAAGCGCCGCATTTACGGCAACTTCAAAAAACTTTAGCTAAGAAAATTACATGTATGGTTCATTGCGAAACCGATTATGATATTGCCATTGATGCTTCACAAATTCTGTTTGGAAAAGGAACTTTCGATACTCTTAAAAAAATTGACGAAAAAACTTTATTAGCAGTTTTTGAAGGAGTTCCAAAATTTAATATTAGTAGAAATCTAATTGAGAATAATGTTAATATTTTGGATTTATTATCGTTTGATACTCAGGTTTTTAAATCGAAAGGAGAAGCAAGAAGAATGATCAAGGGTGGAGGAGTTAGTATCAATAAAATCAAAATTAACGATGCAGAATTATCAATGAATAGCAATTATTTGATTGGCGATAAATATATAGTAGTTCAAAAAGGAAAGAAAAATTACTATCTAATAATATTGGAATAA
- a CDS encoding O-antigen ligase family protein, with protein MLTFFSIEKVVLLIVFFVPLSVPLSEFVGDIGIDIYMPTEPILFGIMILFIIKILFEQKFDKKILVHPISIAIYFNLFWILFTSISSTIPMVSFKFLLSRLWFVVVFYFLATQVFTKINNINYFIWLYIIPFIIVIAYSLFRHSTFGLFNQEASNWVVRPFYNDHTSYGALIVMFIPLLFGFVFNKIYSSRTKFLIWVVIVIFFTALVFSYTRAAWLSLVGAIGVLTLVIFKIKFKYILIVAGILIVFLISFSTEIFVELEQNKQDSSEDIEEHIKSMSNIATDASNLERINRWKCALRMFAEKPILGWGPGTYMFNYAPFQFSYEKTFISTNAGDMGNAHSEYIGPLAESGIFGSLSFLIIIFATIYTAIKTYKKLENSGNKILLLTTLLGLITYYLHGFLNNFLDTDKASAPFWGFTAIIVAFDVYHNKNKESSNIEK; from the coding sequence ATGCTAACTTTTTTTTCTATTGAAAAAGTTGTTCTTTTAATAGTATTTTTCGTTCCACTTTCGGTTCCTCTGTCCGAATTTGTTGGAGATATTGGTATCGACATTTATATGCCAACAGAACCGATCCTATTTGGCATAATGATTTTGTTTATTATCAAAATCCTTTTTGAACAAAAATTTGATAAGAAAATCTTAGTTCATCCAATTTCGATTGCGATATATTTCAATCTGTTTTGGATTTTGTTTACTAGTATTAGTAGCACAATTCCTATGGTTTCATTCAAATTTCTTTTGTCGCGATTATGGTTTGTTGTTGTATTCTATTTCCTTGCAACACAGGTTTTTACTAAAATAAATAATATTAATTATTTCATTTGGTTGTACATTATTCCATTTATTATAGTTATTGCATATTCATTATTTCGCCACAGCACATTTGGTTTGTTCAATCAGGAAGCTTCAAATTGGGTAGTTCGGCCATTCTATAACGACCATACATCATATGGTGCATTGATAGTTATGTTTATTCCTTTATTATTTGGGTTTGTATTTAATAAGATTTATTCTTCACGTACAAAATTTCTAATTTGGGTAGTTATTGTAATATTCTTTACTGCTTTGGTTTTTTCATATACACGTGCTGCGTGGTTGAGTTTAGTAGGGGCAATAGGTGTTTTGACATTGGTAATCTTTAAAATTAAATTTAAATATATTTTGATAGTTGCCGGGATTTTAATTGTTTTTTTAATATCCTTTAGCACTGAAATTTTTGTTGAACTGGAACAAAATAAACAAGATTCATCGGAAGACATTGAAGAGCATATTAAATCTATGTCTAATATTGCTACCGATGCTTCAAATCTTGAACGGATAAATCGCTGGAAATGTGCACTTCGAATGTTTGCTGAAAAACCAATATTGGGGTGGGGACCCGGAACATATATGTTCAATTATGCTCCCTTTCAGTTTTCCTACGAAAAAACTTTTATTAGTACTAATGCTGGTGATATGGGAAATGCTCATAGCGAATATATTGGACCTCTTGCAGAATCCGGAATTTTTGGTTCGTTAAGTTTTCTGATAATTATTTTTGCAACTATTTATACTGCAATAAAAACTTATAAAAAGCTAGAAAACAGTGGAAATAAGATTCTATTATTAACCACTTTATTGGGACTTATTACTTACTATCTTCATGGATTTTTAAATAATTTTCTTGATACCGATAAGGCTTCTGCACCATTTTGGGGATTTACCGCAATTATTGTAGCATTTGATGTTTATCACAATAAGAATAAGGAATCATCGAATATTGAAAAATGA
- the nth gene encoding endonuclease III: MKKADRFKNVINYFEIHKPVAETELHYKTAYELIVAVILSAQCTDKRVNIITPAFFTKFPKCSNLALAEFDEVFALIRSCSYPNSKTNYLIGMARTLVEKFDEEVPSTREKLQQLPGIGRKSANVILSVVFNQPEMAVDTHIFRVSARIGLTENAKNPYETEKQLVEFIEKDKIPIAHHWLILHGRYTCVARKPKCKECGLTEYCHFFQKNNK, from the coding sequence ATGAAAAAAGCGGATAGATTTAAAAATGTTATTAACTACTTTGAAATACATAAACCTGTTGCAGAAACCGAACTTCATTACAAAACAGCCTATGAACTAATTGTTGCAGTAATCCTTTCGGCACAATGCACAGATAAAAGAGTAAATATTATTACACCTGCATTTTTCACAAAATTTCCAAAATGCTCAAACTTGGCTTTGGCAGAATTTGATGAGGTATTTGCACTAATTAGAAGCTGCTCTTATCCAAATTCTAAAACGAATTATCTAATTGGAATGGCTCGCACTTTAGTTGAAAAATTCGATGAAGAAGTTCCTTCAACCAGAGAGAAGTTGCAACAATTGCCTGGGATAGGGAGAAAATCTGCAAATGTAATTCTTTCAGTAGTTTTTAATCAACCAGAAATGGCTGTAGATACTCATATTTTTCGTGTATCAGCAAGAATTGGCTTAACAGAAAATGCCAAAAATCCTTACGAAACTGAAAAGCAACTTGTAGAATTTATTGAAAAAGATAAAATTCCAATTGCACATCATTGGTTAATTTTGCACGGAAGATACACTTGTGTAGCCCGAAAACCAAAATGCAAAGAATGTGGATTAACTGAATACTGTCATTTTTTTCAAAAAAACAACAAATAG
- a CDS encoding T9SS type A sorting domain-containing protein, with product MEKKNFTKILLVLTLLFTFGYSSSIFAQTTCPIPTDLIETNITTTTADLEWTENGTSSTWFIEWGTTGFSLGSGTLISGITTTNYQLIGLLPSTTYDWYVSSDCSDWAGPSTFTTLNYPCNADADFTFTDQGNMQYYFATIANIDLAEYAVDWDFDDGNVASGIDATHTFAAAGSYDVSCYVYSLVDPNCTALVTYTVVISSGLPWPEPTVTSTNHTILVPVSANITIDGTPIADGSYLGVFFNDANGDLVCGGYVYYETNGNNLFLSAWGADVGFDGFAANEEFKWKIWDVTTASEFDADATYDLSGAFPNDAYFVGNGMSGVASLSAITSQTQDIVINTGWNIISTYIDPFEPSLDSAFAAIASEVIIVKDGLGMVYWPLYFINAIGDLTIGEGYQVKMTTTQTLSVVGYAVVPELSPISIPEGWSIFGYLRQSPASVETLLSQIVANTIIVKDALGMVYWPFYGINAIGDLDPGQGYQIKTDLAVTLTYLANSVSSKTEVFIPTPVRYTETSNTGNNMTLGIPSKAWDTTPSQNSEIGVFNLDGKLLGSTVYTGENISIAIWGDDFTTDEIEGIVDGENYSIVLWDYATNDEYQLEVVSWIEGDEFFTNNGISVVEEFKATALTNSLSALYQNMPNPFSQTTTIKFFLAESSDVQIKLYNPVGELLEILVSENYDAGEYLIEFNSGHYASGTYYYKIEAENFVSTKSMIIQK from the coding sequence ATGGAAAAGAAAAATTTTACAAAAATTTTATTAGTGCTAACTCTTTTATTCACTTTCGGGTATTCGAGTAGTATTTTTGCACAGACGACCTGTCCTATACCAACAGATTTAATTGAAACAAACATCACAACAACAACTGCTGATTTGGAGTGGACAGAAAATGGAACTTCCTCAACTTGGTTTATTGAGTGGGGTACAACTGGTTTTTCATTAGGTTCAGGAACCCTAATTTCCGGTATTACAACTACAAATTACCAATTAATTGGACTGTTGCCATCTACAACTTATGATTGGTACGTAAGTTCGGATTGTAGTGATTGGGCAGGACCAAGTACGTTTACAACACTAAATTATCCTTGTAATGCCGATGCAGACTTTACTTTTACTGATCAAGGTAATATGCAATACTATTTTGCTACAATTGCCAATATAGACCTTGCAGAATATGCAGTTGATTGGGACTTTGATGATGGTAATGTAGCATCAGGAATAGATGCAACTCACACATTTGCTGCTGCTGGCAGTTATGATGTAAGTTGTTATGTTTATTCACTTGTTGATCCAAATTGTACCGCTCTTGTTACATATACTGTGGTTATATCTTCTGGATTACCATGGCCTGAACCAACAGTTACATCAACTAATCATACAATTCTTGTACCTGTATCTGCAAATATTACGATTGATGGCACTCCTATTGCTGATGGCAGCTATTTAGGTGTATTCTTCAATGATGCAAATGGAGATTTAGTTTGCGGTGGATATGTTTATTACGAAACAAACGGTAACAACTTATTCTTATCAGCTTGGGGAGCAGATGTAGGTTTTGACGGATTTGCAGCTAACGAAGAATTTAAATGGAAAATTTGGGATGTAACCACAGCCTCTGAATTTGATGCTGATGCGACTTATGATTTATCAGGAGCATTCCCTAATGATGCATACTTTGTTGGAAATGGCATGAGCGGTGTTGCTTCATTAAGTGCAATAACTTCTCAAACTCAGGATATCGTCATAAATACTGGTTGGAATATCATTTCAACATACATTGATCCATTCGAACCTTCTTTAGATTCTGCTTTTGCAGCTATTGCATCTGAGGTAATAATCGTAAAAGACGGTTTAGGAATGGTTTACTGGCCATTATACTTTATTAATGCTATTGGTGATTTAACTATTGGCGAAGGATATCAAGTTAAAATGACTACAACTCAAACACTTTCTGTAGTTGGATATGCAGTTGTTCCAGAACTTTCACCTATAAGTATTCCAGAAGGATGGAGTATTTTTGGATACTTACGTCAATCACCTGCTTCAGTTGAAACATTACTAAGTCAAATTGTAGCAAATACTATTATTGTAAAAGATGCGCTGGGTATGGTTTATTGGCCATTCTACGGTATCAACGCAATTGGTGATTTAGATCCTGGACAAGGATATCAGATTAAAACTGATCTTGCTGTAACTCTTACTTACCTTGCAAACTCAGTTTCCTCTAAAACAGAAGTTTTCATTCCAACACCAGTTAGATATACCGAAACTTCAAATACTGGAAACAATATGACTCTTGGAATTCCTTCAAAAGCATGGGATACTACTCCATCACAAAATAGCGAAATAGGAGTATTCAATTTAGATGGTAAATTGCTCGGAAGCACTGTTTATACAGGAGAGAATATCTCAATAGCAATCTGGGGAGATGATTTTACAACAGACGAAATTGAAGGAATAGTAGATGGTGAGAATTATTCAATTGTTCTGTGGGACTATGCTACAAATGATGAATATCAACTTGAAGTAGTTAGCTGGATAGAAGGCGACGAATTTTTTACAAACAATGGAATAAGTGTTGTTGAAGAATTTAAAGCAACAGCTCTTACTAATTCTTTAAGTGCCTTGTACCAAAACATGCCTAATCCATTTAGTCAGACAACTACTATTAAATTCTTTTTAGCTGAATCTTCTGATGTTCAAATAAAATTGTACAATCCAGTTGGTGAACTATTAGAAATATTAGTTTCTGAAAATTATGATGCAGGAGAATATCTTATCGAATTCAATTCAGGTCATTATGCTTCAGGTACATATTATTACAAAATTGAAGCAGAAAACTTTGTTTCAACAAAAAGCATGATAATTCAGAAATAA
- a CDS encoding PKD domain-containing protein, producing the protein MKKNLMLFILLIAMTISTFGQIYCSAGSASQSYEYISNVNFGSISNSSFVDNGGYTDFTTFSNDVNFVLGSPLSVTVSNLYSTDDVKVYIDWNQDGDFMDAGEVHNTINAGSTFNASILAPANAIAGVTTMRIVLFDSSFDTSDPCTIFTYGEVEDYSVNIVTSGCIVDAMFSWYPSGFMSYDFALNTQFASAGYFVSWDFGDGGSASNADNLSYTYSNDGTYDVTCTVTDLNDTSCTDSYTSTIAVSSLGCDYIIALNDDYGDGWNGGMLNISVNGTLVIPNATLLTGYGPGIYTLNVLTGDIISTSYSPGSWAYENSYDIYDGVGNLVFSDGLGGVNPTGGSVTVSCDTVVIPTGCSAALDYGYVNDPFVSGSIISYGEMWYYFEVDSLYPLVTVSLCNSDSAFDTKLEVWDACGGTQIGYNDDFCGLQSQLEFANLNIGTYYVKVYGYTNSFGNYELDIFSTDSIPCIVDASFTWWEENGLEMGMYTNYIYNSSGYYVEWTFGDGTMTSGADWVYHTYPAAGSYYVEVYVEDLNNPNCNDTQGQWIYTSAGSTCTVNADYDWTDLGNGEYSFYTLTPYSASAYNITWDFGDGVVVNNSNNNISHTYSASGTYLVSCLIEDVNDPTCWDQIDYWIQINVSIPCTADADFTFTDQGNMTFDFTTIANINLSEFGVDWDFDDGNSAYGLSTIHTFALPGSYDVSCFVYSYSDTSCLNIVTYTIVVSMPAPWTDPTITSSNHTILIPISANITIDGIAVSDGSYIGVFYNDSIGDLVCGGYTYYETTSGNNSFITAWGADIGFDGFANGEEFKWKIWDITTAIEFDATAAYNMSGVLPNDAFFVANGMSGIVSLSANSIETQDMIINSGWNIISTYIDPFEPALDSVFTVIASEVVIVKNGIGMVYWPLYGINSIGYMAIGEGYQVKMNSTQTLTVEGAAVVPEITPINIPFGWSIFGYLRQSPASIETLLNPIVNNITIVKNAIGLVYWPLYGINSIGNLIPGQGYQIKTDLAIVLTYPANSISLKSEILIPSPSKYTNVSNTGNNMTLGIPQQAWDLVPAINSEIGIFNNQGELLGSTVYSGENISIAIWGDDFTTDEIEGIENGESYSIILWDQVSKKEYKLEVLSWLEGDENFVNNGISVVKEFKTTSAIQMLSSLYQNVPNPFSHSTTIGFFLAKSANVKVKLYNSVGELLDVLVSENYEEGEHSIGFSSDKYSSGTYFYRIETENFVSTKSLLIQK; encoded by the coding sequence ATGAAAAAAAATTTAATGTTATTCATTTTGCTAATTGCTATGACAATTAGCACATTTGGGCAAATTTATTGTAGCGCTGGAAGTGCTTCTCAATCCTATGAGTACATCAGCAATGTAAATTTTGGCTCAATTAGTAATTCATCCTTTGTTGATAATGGAGGATATACAGATTTCACCACATTTTCGAACGATGTAAATTTTGTTTTAGGTTCGCCTCTATCTGTAACAGTATCAAACTTGTATTCAACAGATGATGTCAAAGTTTATATCGACTGGAATCAAGATGGTGATTTCATGGACGCAGGCGAAGTGCATAATACAATTAATGCTGGCTCAACATTTAATGCATCCATTCTTGCTCCAGCAAATGCAATTGCAGGAGTAACAACTATGAGAATTGTTCTATTTGATTCAAGCTTCGACACAAGCGATCCATGTACAATATTTACATATGGCGAAGTTGAAGACTATTCTGTTAATATAGTAACATCTGGTTGTATTGTAGATGCCATGTTTTCATGGTATCCGTCTGGCTTTATGAGCTACGATTTTGCACTTAATACTCAATTTGCAAGTGCCGGCTATTTTGTTTCATGGGACTTTGGAGACGGAGGATCAGCTAGCAATGCCGACAATCTTAGCTATACATACTCAAATGATGGTACTTATGATGTAACATGCACAGTTACTGATTTGAATGATACATCATGTACAGATTCATACACTAGTACAATTGCAGTTTCATCTTTAGGATGCGATTATATAATTGCACTAAATGATGATTATGGCGATGGATGGAATGGAGGAATGTTAAACATCAGTGTTAATGGAACTTTAGTTATCCCTAATGCAACATTATTAACTGGCTATGGACCTGGAATATACACCTTGAACGTTTTAACTGGAGATATAATAAGTACAAGTTATTCTCCAGGAAGCTGGGCATATGAAAACTCATATGACATCTATGACGGAGTTGGAAATTTAGTATTTTCAGATGGTTTAGGTGGCGTGAATCCCACCGGAGGATCTGTTACAGTTTCTTGCGATACAGTTGTTATTCCTACAGGTTGTTCAGCAGCTCTTGATTATGGATATGTAAACGATCCATTTGTAAGCGGTTCTATCATTTCCTATGGAGAAATGTGGTATTATTTTGAAGTGGACAGCCTATATCCACTTGTTACAGTTTCTCTATGTAACTCAGACTCAGCTTTCGACACAAAATTAGAGGTATGGGATGCTTGCGGAGGAACTCAAATTGGTTATAATGATGATTTCTGTGGATTGCAGTCGCAATTAGAATTTGCAAATCTTAATATTGGAACCTATTACGTAAAAGTATATGGTTATACCAATTCGTTTGGAAATTACGAATTAGATATTTTTAGTACAGATTCTATACCTTGTATTGTAGATGCTTCTTTCACCTGGTGGGAAGAAAACGGACTGGAAATGGGTATGTACACAAACTATATTTATAACAGCTCAGGTTATTATGTTGAATGGACATTTGGTGATGGGACAATGACATCAGGTGCAGACTGGGTTTATCATACTTATCCTGCAGCAGGTTCATATTATGTTGAAGTTTATGTAGAAGACCTTAATAATCCTAATTGTAATGACACACAAGGACAATGGATTTACACTAGTGCCGGATCTACTTGCACAGTGAACGCAGATTATGATTGGACGGATTTAGGAAATGGAGAATATTCATTCTACACATTAACTCCTTATTCTGCAAGCGCTTATAATATTACTTGGGACTTTGGCGATGGAGTAGTTGTTAATAATAGCAATAACAATATTAGCCATACTTATTCGGCTTCGGGTACATATTTAGTATCTTGCTTGATTGAAGATGTGAACGATCCTACATGCTGGGATCAGATAGATTATTGGATTCAAATAAATGTCTCAATTCCTTGTACTGCTGATGCAGATTTTACTTTCACTGACCAAGGGAACATGACTTTCGACTTTACAACTATTGCAAATATAAACCTCAGTGAATTTGGCGTTGATTGGGATTTCGATGATGGAAACTCTGCATATGGTTTATCAACAATCCATACTTTTGCTTTGCCCGGAAGTTACGATGTTAGTTGTTTTGTATATTCATACTCTGATACTTCATGTCTTAATATAGTAACTTATACTATTGTTGTATCAATGCCAGCACCATGGACAGATCCTACTATTACTTCTTCCAATCACACAATTTTGATTCCTATATCAGCAAATATTACAATTGATGGAATTGCTGTCTCAGATGGCAGCTATATAGGTGTTTTCTACAATGATTCTATCGGAGATTTAGTTTGTGGAGGATATACATATTATGAAACAACCTCAGGAAATAATTCGTTTATTACCGCATGGGGAGCAGATATTGGATTCGACGGTTTTGCAAATGGCGAAGAATTTAAATGGAAAATCTGGGATATAACAACAGCCATCGAATTTGATGCTACAGCGGCCTATAATATGTCTGGAGTACTCCCTAACGATGCTTTTTTTGTTGCTAATGGAATGAGCGGTATAGTCTCCTTGAGTGCAAATAGTATTGAAACCCAAGACATGATAATCAACTCAGGTTGGAATATTATTTCAACTTATATTGACCCATTTGAACCTGCATTAGATTCTGTTTTTACGGTAATTGCCTCAGAAGTGGTAATTGTAAAAAATGGCATTGGAATGGTTTATTGGCCACTCTACGGAATTAATAGTATTGGGTACATGGCTATTGGAGAAGGATATCAAGTAAAAATGAATTCAACACAAACTCTTACTGTAGAAGGAGCAGCAGTTGTACCTGAAATCACACCTATTAATATTCCTTTTGGATGGAGTATTTTTGGCTACTTACGTCAATCACCGGCATCAATTGAAACTCTGTTAAATCCAATTGTGAACAATATTACAATCGTTAAGAATGCTATTGGTCTGGTTTATTGGCCTCTATACGGAATCAATAGTATAGGAAATCTAATTCCTGGTCAAGGATATCAGATAAAAACCGATCTTGCTATTGTACTTACATATCCTGCAAACTCGATTTCACTTAAATCCGAAATTTTAATTCCAAGCCCATCTAAATATACAAATGTTTCCAATACGGGTAACAACATGACTCTTGGAATTCCACAACAAGCATGGGATTTAGTACCTGCCATAAATAGTGAAATTGGTATTTTTAACAATCAAGGAGAACTACTCGGAAGCACGGTTTACTCTGGCGAAAATATCTCAATTGCTATTTGGGGAGACGATTTTACAACAGATGAAATTGAAGGGATTGAAAATGGAGAATCATATTCAATTATTCTTTGGGATCAAGTTTCAAAAAAGGAATATAAACTTGAAGTTCTGAGCTGGCTTGAAGGAGATGAGAATTTCGTGAACAATGGAATAAGTGTTGTAAAAGAATTTAAAACTACATCAGCTATTCAAATGTTAAGCTCACTGTATCAAAATGTTCCAAATCCATTTAGTCATTCAACAACTATTGGATTTTTCTTAGCGAAATCTGCCAACGTTAAAGTGAAATTATATAATTCAGTAGGAGAACTTCTTGATGTATTAGTTTCAGAAAATTATGAAGAAGGTGAACATTCAATAGGGTTTAGTTCTGACAAATACTCTTCAGGTACGTATTTTTACAGAATTGAAACAGAGAATTTTGTTTCGACTAAAAGCTTATTAATTCAGAAATAA